The following proteins come from a genomic window of Geomonas sp. RF6:
- a CDS encoding DegT/DnrJ/EryC1/StrS family aminotransferase: MRETFLPFSIPTIGDEEINEVVDSLRSGWITTGPKVKRFEEAFKSYTGAPFAVPLASATAGLHLALLALKLAPGDEVITTPMTFAATVTMILQSGGTPVLADIQPGTLNIDPEKIRARITPRTKAIIPVHFAGQPCDMDAIFAIAAEHGIAVIEDAAHAIGTEYKGKRIGSLNSVSVFSFHPIKNITTGEGGMVATANEQMAEEISLMKFHGMNREAWKRYEASGTPNYDIVLPGFKYNMMDLQAALGLHQLDKLDGFIGKRQELAQIYQDAFAEVPEIATPSLVPYPHRHAWHLYTPLVRIEELSIDRDRFMVELKARNIGTGLHFKAIHHHSYYQETLRIPAGELPVADYASERILSLPLFPLMTPDDARDVVAAVKDVIAANRR, encoded by the coding sequence TTCTGCCATTTTCCATACCGACCATCGGTGATGAGGAGATAAACGAGGTCGTCGACTCCTTGCGCAGCGGGTGGATCACCACCGGCCCGAAGGTGAAGCGCTTCGAGGAGGCCTTCAAGAGCTACACCGGCGCTCCCTTTGCCGTTCCCCTCGCCTCCGCGACCGCGGGGCTGCACCTCGCACTCCTCGCCCTGAAGCTCGCGCCCGGGGACGAAGTCATCACCACCCCGATGACCTTCGCCGCCACCGTGACGATGATCCTGCAAAGCGGCGGCACCCCCGTCCTCGCCGACATCCAGCCAGGCACCCTCAATATCGACCCGGAAAAGATCCGCGCCCGCATCACCCCGCGCACGAAGGCAATCATCCCGGTGCACTTCGCCGGTCAGCCGTGCGACATGGACGCCATCTTCGCCATCGCGGCAGAGCACGGCATCGCAGTCATCGAGGACGCGGCGCACGCCATCGGCACCGAGTACAAGGGGAAGCGCATCGGATCCTTGAATAGCGTCTCCGTCTTCTCCTTCCACCCGATAAAGAACATCACCACCGGAGAGGGGGGGATGGTTGCCACCGCAAACGAGCAGATGGCGGAGGAAATCTCCCTCATGAAGTTCCACGGCATGAACCGCGAGGCGTGGAAGCGCTACGAGGCGAGCGGCACGCCGAACTACGACATCGTGCTCCCCGGGTTCAAGTACAACATGATGGACCTGCAGGCGGCGCTCGGCCTGCACCAGCTCGACAAGCTCGACGGCTTCATCGGAAAGCGCCAGGAGCTCGCGCAGATCTACCAGGACGCCTTTGCGGAGGTACCGGAGATCGCCACCCCCTCGCTCGTCCCCTACCCGCACCGCCACGCCTGGCACCTGTACACCCCGCTGGTACGCATCGAGGAGCTCTCCATCGACCGCGACCGCTTCATGGTGGAGCTGAAGGCCCGCAACATCGGCACCGGACTCCATTTCAAGGCGATCCACCATCACAGCTACTACCAGGAGACGCTGCGCATCCCCGCAGGAGAGCTCCCGGTAGCCGACTACGCCTCCGAGAGGATCCTCTCCCTGCCGCTCTTCCCCCTCATGACGCCGGATGACGCCCGGGACGTGGTTGCCGCCGTGAAGGACGTGATTGCCGCAAACAGACGCTAA
- a CDS encoding bifunctional UDP-4-keto-pentose/UDP-xylose synthase: MKVLILGVNGFIGNALTRRILDTTDWEVYGLDMSDDKLEHSIGHPRFHFLEGDITINKEWIEYNIKKCDVVLPLVAIATPVTYVKDPLRVFELDFEENLKIIRQCVKYKKRVIFPSTSEVYGMSPDSEFDEENSPLMLGPINKERWIYSCAKQMLDRVIYAYGEHEGLQYTLFRPFNWIGPKLDSISTAKEGSSRVLTQFLYNIVAGEPILLVDGGNQRRSFTFVEDGIDCLMRIIENREGGADNGIFNIGNPTNDLSVKELALKLRDMVREYPEYREKAENCQIVETTSDSFYGKGYQDMLTRVPSVKNAKERLGWEPATTIDDALRSTLDFYLIEQREKIEHLL, encoded by the coding sequence ATGAAAGTGCTGATATTGGGCGTGAACGGCTTCATCGGCAACGCCCTCACCAGGAGGATCCTCGATACCACCGATTGGGAAGTGTACGGCCTCGACATGAGCGACGACAAGCTGGAGCACTCCATCGGGCACCCCCGCTTCCACTTCCTCGAAGGTGACATCACCATCAACAAGGAGTGGATCGAGTACAACATCAAGAAGTGCGACGTGGTACTGCCGCTGGTGGCGATCGCCACCCCCGTCACCTACGTGAAGGACCCGCTGCGCGTCTTCGAGCTCGACTTCGAGGAGAACCTGAAGATCATCCGCCAGTGCGTGAAATACAAGAAAAGGGTCATCTTCCCCTCCACCTCCGAGGTGTACGGCATGAGCCCCGACTCCGAGTTCGACGAGGAGAACTCCCCCCTCATGCTCGGCCCGATCAACAAGGAGCGCTGGATCTACTCCTGCGCGAAGCAGATGCTCGACCGCGTGATCTACGCCTACGGTGAGCACGAAGGGCTGCAGTACACCCTTTTCCGCCCCTTCAACTGGATCGGACCGAAGCTCGACTCCATCTCCACCGCGAAGGAAGGGAGCTCCAGGGTCCTTACCCAGTTCCTGTACAACATCGTGGCGGGGGAGCCGATCCTCCTCGTGGACGGCGGCAACCAGCGGCGCTCCTTCACCTTCGTGGAGGACGGCATCGACTGCCTCATGAGGATCATCGAGAACAGGGAGGGCGGCGCGGACAACGGGATCTTCAACATCGGCAATCCCACGAACGATCTCTCCGTGAAGGAGCTGGCACTCAAGCTGCGCGACATGGTGCGGGAATATCCGGAATACCGGGAGAAGGCGGAAAATTGCCAGATCGTGGAGACCACCTCGGACAGCTTCTACGGCAAGGGATACCAGGACATGCTGACCCGCGTCCCTTCGGTGAAGAACGCGAAGGAGCGGCTCGGGTGGGAGCCCGCCACGACGATAGACGACGCGCTGCGCAGCACGCTCGACTTCTACCTCATCGAGCAGCGGGAAAAGATCGAGCACCTGCTGTAA
- a CDS encoding ATP-binding protein: MREKLKFPLRFKILVAQLLVVTVVLSLITFTMAKLFHTDKTAYIHDLTSTMAVHISEEANSLLVGYRERVRLFARVMAQEGGEERERVLRTLFEEFPEFIMVSRRGSGAEETVYNSGTLSEYGLTKEDLQKYRAAHPLPARLSAGEPYLENSTLTPKLPTLTVTVLDGEEGRPVTVSAVIRLAKLQRLAHRSRVFETFLLDRTGTLMAHSDPRKIAGHLPPLWRERLKKIQSPGMTMEYEERGKGMVGGFAPVRVGGITAVVQIPKSAAYLTSREILGDLLTLSLLLLAGAALLSMVWSRKLTRPIEELSDATRVVAQGNFQVELVNSSGDEIGALASSFNTMAKELMSREKSLKELYGQLIQSEKMAAFGALGAGIAHEVKNPLAGILGITQLSLRGVDEGHPLKKNLLIIEKETKRCKTIIENLLKFARQEQVEFTPVDVTQVVADALAIVDHQLGINNVTVEKDLEEGLPPCRGNANQLQQVLMNLMINAQQAMDGNAGKVRVCARRGEEGTVELTVCDNGPGIPEEVKARVFEPFFTTKPAGKGTGLGLSVSYGIVKDHGGEIRIENGAEGGTVFVITLPAGEEAAAVA; the protein is encoded by the coding sequence ATGCGAGAGAAGCTCAAGTTTCCGCTCAGGTTCAAGATTCTGGTGGCCCAGCTCCTGGTGGTGACCGTGGTGCTAAGCCTCATCACCTTCACCATGGCGAAGCTCTTCCATACGGACAAGACCGCCTACATCCACGACCTGACCTCCACGATGGCTGTGCACATCTCGGAGGAGGCGAACTCGCTTCTCGTGGGGTACCGGGAGAGGGTGCGCCTCTTTGCCCGGGTCATGGCGCAGGAGGGGGGAGAGGAACGGGAGCGGGTTCTGAGGACCCTCTTCGAGGAGTTCCCGGAATTCATCATGGTGAGCCGGAGAGGCTCCGGCGCGGAGGAAACGGTGTACAACTCCGGCACTCTCTCCGAATACGGACTCACCAAAGAGGACCTCCAGAAGTACCGCGCCGCCCACCCGCTCCCCGCGCGGCTGAGCGCCGGGGAGCCGTACCTGGAAAACTCCACCCTGACGCCGAAGCTCCCGACCCTTACCGTGACGGTCCTCGATGGGGAGGAGGGGCGCCCGGTGACCGTCTCCGCCGTCATTCGGCTGGCGAAGCTGCAACGGCTGGCGCACCGCTCCCGGGTCTTCGAGACCTTCCTCCTGGACAGGACCGGTACCCTCATGGCGCACAGTGACCCCCGAAAGATCGCCGGGCATCTCCCCCCCCTGTGGCGGGAGCGGCTGAAGAAGATCCAGAGTCCCGGGATGACCATGGAGTACGAGGAGCGCGGCAAGGGGATGGTCGGAGGGTTCGCGCCGGTGCGCGTCGGGGGGATAACCGCGGTGGTACAGATCCCGAAGAGTGCAGCCTACCTTACCTCCCGGGAGATCCTCGGCGACCTGCTGACTCTCTCGCTCCTTCTTCTTGCCGGCGCGGCGCTTCTGAGCATGGTCTGGTCCCGCAAGCTCACCCGCCCCATCGAGGAGCTTTCCGACGCCACGCGGGTGGTGGCGCAGGGGAATTTCCAGGTGGAGCTGGTAAATTCATCAGGCGACGAGATAGGGGCCCTCGCCTCTTCCTTCAACACCATGGCGAAAGAGCTCATGAGCAGGGAGAAGTCGCTGAAGGAGCTGTACGGGCAGCTGATCCAGTCGGAGAAGATGGCTGCCTTCGGGGCGCTCGGTGCCGGGATCGCGCATGAGGTGAAGAACCCGCTGGCGGGGATACTGGGGATCACCCAGCTCTCCCTGCGGGGGGTGGACGAGGGGCACCCGCTGAAGAAGAACCTCCTCATCATCGAGAAGGAGACGAAGCGGTGCAAGACGATCATCGAGAACCTGCTGAAGTTCGCCCGCCAGGAGCAGGTGGAATTCACCCCGGTGGACGTCACCCAGGTCGTGGCGGACGCCCTGGCGATCGTGGACCATCAGCTCGGCATAAACAACGTGACGGTGGAGAAGGATCTGGAGGAGGGGCTCCCTCCCTGTCGCGGCAACGCAAACCAGCTGCAGCAGGTGCTGATGAACCTGATGATCAATGCCCAGCAGGCAATGGACGGGAACGCAGGGAAGGTGCGGGTGTGCGCCCGCAGGGGGGAGGAGGGGACCGTGGAGCTGACGGTGTGCGACAACGGCCCCGGCATCCCCGAGGAGGTGAAGGCGAGGGTTTTCGAGCCGTTCTTCACCACGAAGCCGGCGGGGAAGGGGACGGGGCTCGGGCTTTCGGTAAGTTACGGCATCGTGAAGGATCACGGCGGCGAGATACGGATCGAGAACGGCGCAGAAGGCGGAACGGTCTTCGTAATCACACTCCCAGCGGGTGAGGAAGCGGCCGCCGTGGCGTAA
- a CDS encoding GGDEF domain-containing response regulator — MDLLVVDDEETLRSVVSQVLSADGFKVAEAASGEEALEAFREQAHPLVITDIRMGGISGIQLLTEIKEQSPDTQVVIMTSHASLDSAITCLRAGAYDYLIKPFESLDLISAVAGRAAEKARLVAQNRDLLAQLKKANEELQAANDVLKEIAVRDGLTALHNHRHFQEALAAEVARAKRYQSQCSVIFLDVDNFKIYNDTHGHPQGDRLLRTLAEILTSQLRCTDLAARYGGEEFVVMLPETAKEAALKIAEMLRQRVEAHDFAGGATQPLGRVTISLGVACFPEDGDDPAAILEYADQGLYKAKHGGKNRVVGYP, encoded by the coding sequence ATGGACCTTTTGGTTGTGGACGATGAGGAAACCTTACGAAGCGTTGTGTCGCAGGTGCTGAGCGCGGACGGCTTCAAGGTGGCGGAGGCCGCCAGCGGAGAGGAGGCGCTCGAGGCCTTCCGGGAGCAGGCCCACCCCCTGGTGATAACCGACATCAGGATGGGGGGGATCAGCGGGATCCAGCTCCTTACCGAGATCAAGGAGCAGAGCCCGGACACCCAGGTGGTGATCATGACGAGCCACGCCTCCCTCGACAGCGCCATAACCTGTCTGAGAGCCGGCGCCTACGACTACCTCATAAAGCCGTTCGAGAGTCTCGACCTCATTTCGGCGGTGGCGGGGAGGGCGGCGGAGAAGGCGCGGCTGGTGGCGCAGAACAGGGATCTCCTGGCCCAGCTTAAAAAGGCGAACGAGGAGCTGCAGGCGGCAAACGACGTGCTGAAGGAGATCGCGGTGCGGGACGGACTGACCGCGCTGCACAACCACCGGCACTTCCAGGAGGCGCTGGCGGCGGAGGTGGCGCGGGCGAAGAGGTACCAGAGCCAGTGCTCCGTCATCTTCCTCGATGTGGACAACTTCAAGATCTACAACGACACCCACGGGCACCCGCAGGGGGACCGGCTCCTGCGCACGCTGGCGGAGATACTGACTTCGCAGCTGAGGTGCACCGATCTGGCGGCGCGCTATGGGGGGGAAGAGTTCGTGGTGATGCTCCCCGAGACGGCGAAGGAGGCGGCGCTGAAGATCGCCGAGATGCTGCGGCAGAGGGTGGAGGCGCACGACTTTGCAGGGGGGGCGACGCAGCCGCTGGGGCGGGTCACCATAAGCCTCGGCGTCGCCTGCTTCCCGGAGGACGGCGACGACCCTGCGGCGATCCTGGAGTATGCCGACCAGGGGCTGTACAAGGCAAAACACGGCGGGAAGAACCGGGTGGTCGGCTACCCCTGA
- a CDS encoding formyltransferase, which yields MKSNVLVVCAYHNVGYRCLEELIRQDAEVALVFTHDDAPSEEIWFASVRELAEEHGIPVLTSDINLRENVELLREISPDFLFSFYYRNMIRPEVLEIPARGALNLHGSYLPKYRGRVPVNWAIINGEEETGATLHYMTEKPDAGDIVDQEKVPIAFTDTAFDVFNKVTDAAVAVLSRAYPLLVQGTASRTPMDLSQGSYFGGRRPADGRIDWSRSAREIYNLIRGVTHPYPGAFTHLDGKKIIIWSATPVEGSAEPGKIVSASPFLVGTGDGLLQIGVLQEEEAPEEQGPVYAMQQDLVGRTFSDEAPAVQSAAAQ from the coding sequence ATGAAATCGAACGTCCTGGTCGTCTGCGCCTATCACAACGTCGGCTACCGCTGCCTGGAGGAACTGATCCGGCAGGACGCCGAGGTGGCGCTTGTATTTACCCACGACGACGCCCCGAGTGAGGAGATCTGGTTCGCCTCGGTGCGCGAGCTCGCCGAGGAGCACGGCATCCCGGTGCTCACTTCCGACATAAACCTGAGGGAGAACGTGGAACTCCTGCGGGAGATATCCCCCGACTTCCTTTTTTCCTTCTACTACCGCAACATGATCCGCCCCGAGGTGCTGGAGATTCCGGCGCGCGGCGCGCTGAACCTGCACGGCTCCTATCTTCCGAAGTACCGCGGGCGGGTGCCGGTGAACTGGGCGATCATCAACGGCGAGGAAGAGACCGGCGCGACGCTGCACTACATGACGGAGAAGCCGGACGCCGGCGACATCGTCGACCAGGAGAAGGTGCCGATCGCCTTTACCGACACCGCCTTCGACGTCTTCAACAAGGTAACCGACGCCGCCGTGGCGGTCCTCTCCCGCGCCTACCCCCTGCTCGTGCAGGGAACGGCGTCGAGAACGCCGATGGATCTCTCGCAGGGGAGCTACTTCGGGGGGAGGCGCCCCGCCGACGGCCGCATCGACTGGTCGAGAAGCGCCCGGGAGATCTACAACCTGATCCGCGGAGTCACCCACCCCTACCCCGGAGCATTCACCCACCTGGACGGGAAAAAGATCATCATCTGGAGCGCCACCCCGGTGGAGGGGAGCGCCGAGCCCGGGAAGATCGTCAGCGCCTCCCCTTTCCTCGTCGGGACAGGGGACGGGCTCCTGCAGATCGGCGTCTTGCAGGAAGAGGAAGCTCCGGAGGAGCAGGGACCGGTCTACGCCATGCAGCAGGACCTCGTGGGGCGCACCTTTTCCGACGAGGCACCGGCAGTGCAGAGCGCGGCCGCGCAGTAA
- a CDS encoding polysaccharide deacetylase family protein gives MHQFTVALKVDVDTYAGTRDGVPRLLEIMEKAGVKATYYFSMGPDNSGKALRRVFTRKGFLQKMLRTGAPGAYGVRTMLYGTLLPAPRIASSFPHILKETSAQGHETGVHCWDHVDWHDYLPRYDEKKVAATLGRATELFREIVGEPVKSVAAPGWTVSARSLAFQDSLALDYCSDSRGHSPFYPLFEGRRYNTLQIPTTWPTLDEILGTGGITAENVNDFYLSRLLPGLNVHTIHAEMEGGVLSASFVDLLKKLQERGVRFATLREVAAEHRATAPEAPLSMGEIPGRAGLVAVQG, from the coding sequence ATGCACCAATTCACTGTAGCTCTGAAAGTCGACGTCGACACCTACGCCGGAACCCGCGACGGCGTGCCGCGCCTCCTGGAGATCATGGAAAAGGCGGGGGTGAAGGCGACGTACTACTTCTCCATGGGACCGGACAACTCCGGAAAGGCGCTGCGCCGCGTCTTCACGCGGAAGGGGTTCCTGCAGAAGATGCTTCGCACCGGCGCTCCCGGCGCCTACGGTGTGCGCACCATGCTGTACGGGACGCTCCTCCCCGCCCCCCGGATCGCCTCCTCCTTCCCCCACATCCTGAAGGAGACCTCCGCACAGGGGCACGAGACCGGCGTGCACTGCTGGGATCACGTGGACTGGCACGACTACCTGCCGCGCTACGACGAAAAAAAGGTGGCCGCCACACTTGGACGCGCCACCGAACTTTTCAGGGAGATCGTGGGGGAACCGGTGAAAAGCGTCGCCGCCCCCGGCTGGACCGTCTCGGCCCGCTCCCTCGCCTTCCAGGACTCCCTCGCCCTCGACTACTGCAGCGACAGCAGGGGGCACTCCCCCTTCTACCCCCTCTTTGAGGGGCGCCGCTACAACACGCTGCAGATCCCGACGACCTGGCCGACCCTCGACGAGATCCTCGGCACCGGCGGAATCACCGCCGAAAACGTGAACGACTTCTACCTCTCCCGCCTCCTCCCCGGACTGAACGTCCACACCATCCACGCCGAGATGGAAGGTGGGGTCCTCTCCGCCTCCTTTGTCGATCTCCTCAAAAAGCTGCAGGAGAGGGGAGTGCGCTTCGCGACCCTTCGCGAAGTTGCCGCAGAGCACCGTGCAACTGCCCCTGAGGCGCCCCTCTCCATGGGTGAGATACCGGGGCGCGCGGGGCTCGTTGCGGTTCAGGGGTAG
- a CDS encoding glycosyltransferase has product MNQLEETPYISIVIPAYNEEKNLPQMMDRILPVLRGMDTPFEIIFTDDGSRDGTLRILKSFAKEIPEVRVIEFNGNFGQHMAILAAFELSRGAIVVTLDADLQNPPEEIPKLVAQIEKGHDVVGTIRMKRRDTIFRKAASRIVNITTNKMTGMQMSDYGCMLRAYSRNVVDNINRCSETTTFIPALAQTFAANPVEIEVAHAERSEGESKYSLYKLIRLNFDLMTGFSVVPLQLFALMGICTSLASMAFAIFLLVRRFVIGAEVEGVFTLFAILFFFVGIIIFGIGIVGEYVGRIYQEVRRRPRYVVRRVHGFDAAEATAAGLKVTR; this is encoded by the coding sequence GTGAACCAGCTCGAAGAAACCCCATATATAAGTATTGTCATCCCCGCCTACAACGAGGAGAAGAACCTCCCTCAGATGATGGACAGGATCCTGCCGGTCCTGCGAGGGATGGATACCCCGTTCGAGATCATCTTCACCGACGACGGCTCCCGCGACGGCACGCTGCGGATCCTCAAGTCCTTCGCCAAAGAGATCCCCGAGGTGCGGGTCATCGAGTTCAACGGCAACTTCGGGCAGCACATGGCCATTCTCGCCGCCTTCGAGCTCAGCCGCGGCGCGATCGTGGTGACGCTGGACGCCGACCTGCAGAACCCGCCGGAAGAGATCCCGAAGCTCGTGGCGCAGATCGAGAAGGGGCACGACGTCGTCGGCACCATCCGCATGAAGAGGCGCGACACCATTTTCCGCAAGGCCGCCTCCCGGATCGTCAACATCACCACCAACAAGATGACCGGCATGCAGATGAGCGACTACGGCTGCATGCTGCGCGCCTACTCCAGAAACGTCGTCGATAACATAAACCGCTGCAGCGAGACGACGACCTTTATCCCGGCGCTCGCCCAGACCTTTGCGGCGAACCCGGTGGAGATCGAGGTCGCCCACGCGGAGCGCAGCGAAGGTGAGAGCAAGTACTCGCTGTACAAGCTGATCCGCCTGAACTTCGACCTGATGACCGGCTTTTCCGTGGTGCCGCTGCAGCTTTTCGCCCTGATGGGGATCTGCACCTCCCTCGCATCGATGGCCTTTGCCATCTTCCTCCTGGTGCGCCGCTTCGTCATCGGGGCGGAGGTGGAAGGGGTCTTCACCCTCTTCGCCATCCTCTTCTTCTTCGTCGGGATCATCATCTTCGGGATCGGCATCGTCGGCGAGTATGTGGGGCGGATCTACCAGGAAGTGCGCAGGAGACCGCGCTACGTGGTGCGCAGGGTGCACGGTTTCGACGCGGCAGAAGCGACGGCGGCGGGACTGAAGGTGACGAGGTGA